The Vagococcus penaei genome includes the window TAAAGAAAGTCAGGTATCACCTTATGGGGTAGTTGCTGAGAAAGGCTTTTTAGCTGGTAGTCAGTTATTTAAACAAGGTCAATTAACTGTTCAAGATGAAACGTCGATGTTGGTTGCTCCAAGTATCCAACTAGAACCAGATCACCAAGTTCTAGACACTTGTGCAGCACCAGGTGGTAAAACAACTCATATAGCCACATTTTTAGATGCGGCTTTAGGTGGGAAAGTGTTGGCATTGGACATTCATCCACGTAAGCTGACCTTAATTGAAGAGAATGCTAAGCGACTAAATGTCATGAATGTTGTAGAAACGAAAGCAATGGATGCTAGACAGGCACGTGAGGAATTTGCTGATGACTCATTTGACCGAATTTTAGTCGATGCACCTTGTTCTGGTTTAGGCTTGCTCAGACGAAAGCCAGATATTAAATATAGTAAATCAGCAGATGATTTTCTAAACTTACAACGCATTCAGTTAGAAATTCTTGCAAGTATTGCGAACAAAGTGAAGAAATACGGTATAATAACTTATAGCACATGTACAATAACAAAAGAAGAAAATGAAGATGTCGTAGCGATGTTTCTTGCTGCTCATCCTAATTTTGAGTTGATTGATGTTGCTGGTGCGGCTCATTTAACAAAAAGTTATCATGATAAACTTTTAAAAGTCTATCCACATCATTACCAAACAGACGGTTTCTTTATCAGTTGCTTCAAAAGAATAAGCTAAGAATGTTTCTAAGTAAGGGAGTGTTAAGCTAGTATGCAAATTGAATGTCAAACAAATGTCGGTCGTAAACGTAAGAATAATCAAGACACTGTTGGAACGTATGTGAATCAAGCTGGTATCGTTTTAGCAATAGTTGCTGATGGAATGGGAGGTCATTTAGCTGGAGACCAAGCTAGTTTTTTAGCTGTCACTGGACTAGGGGCTGTTTGGGAAGCGACAACAATTGCTGACCATGATGCCATTGGTAAATGGTTAGTTGACCGAATTCAAGAAGAAAATGATATTATTTATGCGGAAGGTACTAATAATCCTGAAAAATATGGTATGGGAACGACAATTGTGGCGGCGATTCCGCTAAATGGTCAACTACTTTTAGCGCATGTCGGTGATAGCCGCGCATATCTTGTGCGTAATCACGAAATTAAACAGTTGACTGAAGACCATTCTTTAGTGAATGAACTAGTTAAAACGGGAGAAATTACTAAAGAAATGGCGCTAAATCATCCTAAGAAAAATATTTTAGTTCGATCTGTAGGTGTCCCTGGTCGAGTGGATGTTGATTTGTCGTTGCTGACTATTCAAGAAAATGATCAAATTCTATTATGCTCTGATGGGTTAACCAATATGTTGTCCGACATTTTTATTAAAAGCATTGTGACACAGGAAATTTCTTTAAATCAGAAAGTGGAACAATTAATTACGGAGGCCAATGAAGCAGGTGGAACAGATAATATAACTGTTTTGCTAATGTCGTTTAAGTCTGATGGAAAGGAGGCATATGATTAATGATTAGTATCGGTCAAAAAATTGGGGAACGTTATGAAATTATTGGCAATATCGGCAGTGGTGGTATGGCTAATGTTTACTTAGCGAGAGATTTAATTCTTAATCGTGAAGTTGCGATTAAAGTTTTGCGATTTGATTTTCAAAATGATCAAGATGCCATTCGCCGTTTTCAACGTGAAGCACTTGCAGCAACGGAAATGGTGCACCAAAATATTGTCGGTGTGTATGATGTTGGTGAAGAAAATGGCATGCAATATATTGTCATGGAATACGTTGAAGGAACGGATTTAAAACAATACATTAAGCATAATTCTCCTATATCATTACCAGTAGTCGTTAATATTATGGAACAAATTTTGGCTGCTATCTCGGTTGCACACCAGCATCAAATTATTCATCGTGATTTAAAGCCACAAAATATTCTGATTGCAAAAGATGGTACCGTGAAGATTACTGATTTTGGGATAGCCATTGCTTTATCAGAAACGTCAATTACTCAAACAAATACATTGTTAGGATCCGTACACTACTTGTCACCAGAACAAGCTCGTGGTGGCATGGCAACACGTCAGTCGGATATTTATGCACTAGGAATTATTTTGTATGAACTCTTGACAGGAGTTGTACCTTTCGAAGGTGAGTCAGCAGTTTCAATTGCATTGAAACATTTTCAAAACGATATTCCGTCCGTTATACGTTTTAATCCTAACATTCCGCAACCACTAGAGAATGTTGTATTACATGCAACGGCTAAAGAAATTGCGGATCGTTACCAAACAGTCAATGAAATGTACGAGGATATTCGAACAAGCTTAGATCCATCACGTGCGGATGAACCAGTTTTTAAACCAAGTGTCATGACAGATGATACAATTATGTTAACACCAATAACTGAGCCAGTTCCGACAGAAGTCCCACCAGTTCCTAACAAAAATAGCGATGATTCGAATACATCTCTGAATGCCGATGATACAACAAGTGATCCTAAAAAGCAGTCAAAAAAAAGAAAAGTGAAACCAATGTTTCTTGTTTTAGCGGCCATTTTTATTCTTGTGTCAGGAGGTTTATATGTTTTTGGTCGAAGTGGTCAAGAAATTGCTGTTCCTGATGTGACTGGTAAAACGGAAGCTGAAGCGGTTGCTATACTGGAAAAAGAAAAGTTGCGTGTGAATCCTACTGTTCAGAAAATCTCTGATGATTCCGTGAAAAAAGGAACAGTTGTCCGGACGAATCCAGTTTCGGGGTCGAAGGTAAAGGCGAAAGCTGAGGTGACTCTCTATATTAGTTCCGGTGATAAAGAGATTACAATGAGTGATTTTTCAAGTATGGACGTCGATGACGTGAAGAATCAATTACTAAATGAAGGCTTTTTAGAAGGTAACATTCAAACGAAGGAAGAATTCTCTGATAGTATTTCGACTAATCGTGTTATTAAGCAAACGCCAAAATCTGGGAAAAAAGTAGTTCCTAGTGAAACTAAAGTAGTGTTAACGGTTAGCAAAGGACCTAAAACATTTAAATTAGAAAACATGTATAATTATTCTAGCAATCGAGCTCGAAGCTACATTGACAGTGTAGGCTTAGAATTGATTGAAGAACTAACGGAATACAGTGACACCGTTCCAGCTGGACAAGTCATTTATACGGTACCAAGTAGTGGGACTGAAATGCAAAAAGGTGATCAAATTACTATTGTGTATTCAGCTGGTAAAAAACCAACTACTGCGCCATCGACAACACCTTCTAGTACGCAATCATCGTCTGATACGTCTGGTGAATCTAAGCCTACAACAGAAACAACCAACGATCACGGTGGTGAGAAACCAGATAATTCAAAAGATGATGACAGAGATAATGATCAAAATAGTGGTAATCAAAACGATAAAAATCAATAATTGATTTTTATCGTTTTTTATTTATGAATTTTTGAGGTTACTAACGATAAGCTAGTAAAATATGCTACAATAATTTTATAGATAAGAAAGCGATTTGATTGATTATAAGGAGGAATAAAATGTCGAAAGGCCAGATTATTAAGGCTTTAAGTGGGTTTTATTATGTAGCAAGTGAAGGGGTTACTTATCAAACTAGAGGCCGTGGGAATTTCAGAAATCGACAGATCACACCACTTGTGGGTGATTACGTTGAATTTGAAAGCACTAATTTAACTGACGGTTATGTTCTTGATATTTTACCAAGGAAAAATGAATTGGTTCGACCGCAAGTAGCCAATATTGATCAAGCAGTTGTTGTAACTAGTTGTGTAGAGCCTAATTTTTCATTTAATTTACTTGATCGATTTTTAGTTACTTTAGAGGAAAAATATATCACACCTGTTATTTATGTTACGAAATTAGACTTAGCTAATGATGCTATAAAACAGGCAATGGTAGATATGCGCGAAGCCTATACAGATATGGGGTATCAAGTATTATTTTCGCAAACAACTGATTTAGCGGAGTTAAAATCGTTGTTTATGAATCGTCTGACAGTATTTATGGGACAATCTGGCGCTGGAAAATCGACTTTGTTAAATGAATTAGTTCCGGATTTGAATTTAGCTGTTGGCGATATTTCTGTTGCGTTAGGCCGAGGTAAACACACCACGCGTCATGTGGAATTAATTCCAATTTCAGGTGGCTTAGTTGCGGATACTCCAGGGTTTAGCTCGATTGATTTTTTAGAGATGGATACGACTGAATTACCAAAATGTTTTCCTGATTTTCTCGCCGTAGCTGATAATTGTAAGTTCCGTGAATGCCAGCATCGTAAAGAACCAAAATGTGCTGTTAAAGCTGGAGTAGCAGATGAAATGATTTTAGATAGTCGTTATAATAATTATTTACAGTTTTATGATGAAATTGCTAATCGCAAACCAATTTATAGAAAAAAGTGAGTGAATAAAAATGATAAAAATAGCTCCATCGATTTTAAGTGCAGATTTTGCTAATTTAGAAAAAGATATTAAGGAAGTTGAGCAACATGGTGTTGAGTATCTACATATTGATGTAATGGACGGTCAATTTGTACCAAATATTACATTTGGCCCAAGTATGGTATCGGCTATTAGACCAATTACTGATTTAGTACTTGACGTTCATTTGATGATTGTTAATCCTGAACGTTATATTGATGATTTTGTTAAAGCAGGTGCCGATATTGTGACTGTTCACGCTGAAAGTACCGTCCATTTACACCGTGCGTTACAGATGATTAAAGCTGCGGGAGCCAAGGCTGGGGTCGTAATTAATCCTGGCACGTCTATTGATAGTATTAAACATGTTTTAAGTCTAGCTGACCTAGTCTTGATTATGACGGTTAATCCTGGTTTTGGTGGTCAAGCATTTATTTCAGAGTGCCTAGATAAAGTCCGGGAATTAGCAACATTAAGGACAAAATGTGACTATCACTATGAAATTGAAATTGATGGTGGCGTTGATAACGTGACAGCAAAAGATTGTGTTGCTGCTGGAGCAGATGTTCTAGTTGCAGGGTCATATATTTATGGTGCTGACAATCGTGGAGAACGAATCGCTCAGCTAAGAGGAGCGACGTTTGGTGATTAAATACGTTATTATCATCGCAGGAGGTGATCCGGCTAATTGGCCGGATCTAACTCCTTATCGGTCTAACGAAACGGCCTTTATCGGTGTTGATCGGGGTACTCTATATGGCCTGAAGTATGGGTTACCGATCAAACGAGCAGTAGGAGATTTTGATTCATTAACAACAGAGGAATTTGGGTTCGTGCAACAACAGGTGCGACGTATTGATTGTTGTGCTGCTGAAAAAGATGATACTGATACACAATTGGGTATGTTAGCTGCGATTGAAGATTATCCTGACGCATCTTATGTCCTAATTGGAGCGACGGGTGGGCGGCTAGATCACTTTTTATCTAATTTATGGTTGCCACTACAAAATCGATTTCAACCATTTCTTGAAAGAATCATGATTAGGGATAATTTAAATAGTATTCGTTATTTTAAACCGGGTGAGTATATCATTAATAAAGAGCAAGATAAGCCTTATTTGGCTTATGTTTGTTTAACGAGCGTGGATGAACTGACAATTTATGATGCTAAATACCGTTTGGAAAATACGTCGTTTCCGTTACCATTTTCGTTATCAAGTAATGAATTTGTTGGGGAAACTAGTCGTTTTTCATTTAAAACTGGTTTTATGTGCGTGATTCAATCGAAAGATAAGTGCCGAATAATCGGTAAATAAGGAGGAGAAAAGGGTGTCCTATCGAACGTATTTATTAAAAGGTGTGACTATTTTAGCCATAAGTTTAGGGATTAGTACCTCTGTCTTTGCAGATGATTCATCATCTGTAAAGACAAGTAATGTCGAACAATCAAGTGAAGAAATAGCAACGAGTGAGAGGCAAGAAACTACAGCAACTAGTTCTACAGAAATGACAATAAATACCGAAGAGTCATCTACGCAAGTTGAAGAAACTAAAAAATTACAAACTAAACGTTATGAGTCTGAAGAGCGTTACGAGGTAGTGACTAAAAAAGTTGATTTTTATGTGACAAATACGACTAAGAATTTACGTGTATGGACGGACTTGTTGACAGCTGATTCAAGAGAAAATACTGAGTTGTATGAACAAACATTCCATGTGAAGACTGAGTTGCAACTGAAAGAAAAAGCTATTGAAACTAAGGTACAAGATGAATTAACTACAGAAGGCAGTACTCAACTATTAGAGACTGAAACAACTGAGAAACAGCTGGATAATCAAACAGTAGCAGATTCGATTAAACCAAGTATTGATACTGTTTATTATGGATTATATGATAATAAGGATCAGTTTTATGGTTATGTTGCTAAAGAAGATGTAAAAAAAGCTGCAGGCCCACAAGGAATTTGGCTTCAAGATGATAGCTATGTTGTTATTAATAAAAAAGATTTTTCTTTGTTTAATGATTTCAAGCAATCAATTAGGCAATCAACAAATAATTTATTAAATAATGTGTATCATGTATCAGGTAAATACCATCATGTTGATGGGATAGTTTACTATTCTTTATACAATCACGCTAATCAATGGCAAGGATATATTGATAGGAATCTAGTGGAAAAAGTTGCTGGTCCAGAAGGTAACCCTATCGAAACGAATCAATATGTTCGAATTACGAATAAAAATTATACGATATGGGAAGACTTTTCATGGAAAAAAGGACGTTCTGCAGCTGACTATTACGATAAAGTGTTACTGGTTAAAAATTATTATAATCACTATAATGGAGCAGTTTATTACGCTTTAACAACTAATGACAATCAATTGATTGGTTATATTAATCGTCAGGCGACAGAGAAAGTTGCTGGCGCTCAAGGACCTTGGAAACGAACCAGTAAATATGTAACTTTAATGACAGATAATCAGCCGATTTACAATAATTTTAATTGGGATATCCGAGGTAATACTAATCAAAAATTGAAAAAAACGTATAAAGTAACAGGTTATTATAATCATTTAAATGGTAAAACCTATTATTCTTTATATGATTATCAAAATCGTTGGCACGGTTACATTGATTCTGCAGTCACTACAGAAGCTTCAGGAGCACATGGGGTTTGGATTGCTGATTCAAATCATTTTGTCACAATGACGCAAAGTGGGTACTCAGTTTATCGTAATTTCGATTGGCATAAGATGGCGAATGCTAGCCAATTGATTAATTCAACACTGCAAGTAAAAGGTTATTACCAACATATGAACGGATCAACTTATTATTCCCTTTATGATAATAAAGGAATATGGCATGGTTACATTAATAAAAACGGTATCTCAGAGGCACCTGGTACTCAAGGAGTCTGGTTATCAACTAATTTGACTGTGAAAATTTCTAGTAAAAATTATGATGTCTATAATAATTTTAATTGGAGTCGACGAAATCAAACAAAAAATCTATATGGTCAAACATTTAGAGTTACAGGTTATTATCATCATTATAATGGTGCTAATTATTACTCGCTTTACGATAAAGAAGGTCGTTGGCATGGATATGTTAACGCAGGAGCAACGAGTTTAGGGCGCACTGCTGGCGCTTATCTAGAAACTTCGAGAGAACGGGTAGTTTCTTTACTAAATAGTCATCGTAATGATCGTTTCTACTTAACAACACCATATCGAGGCTTATCTAATTCTTTTGGTAAACCTGAGCCAGCGAAGTATTTAAGCCCTAAAGGTGCACCAACTTATTATGGACCAGGTATGAACTGTACAGGCTTTATCGCAGATGTTATTCAACGTTCTGGAGGTAATATTAACCGTATCACGCAAGTATCCAATGCGTGGGGTGGTGTTGCTAATGGCTATAATTGGCGTGATACGTTGAGAGCGAAGACAGAGTACCATATTTTTAATAATGCATCTGAAATGATCGCTAGTGGTAAGGCTCGTAAGGGTGATATTTTATATTTTGAGCCTAATTATAATATCGCATTGCCAGATTGTCACTTAGGTATTTTCTGGGGCAATAACCCGAAAGATAATCTAATCTGGCATTCGGTTGGTGAAGGAAACCGAATTGATCGATTGTACAATTCGAATAATTTTTCAAAAGTCTACGTTTTTACAATGGACTAAATAAAGAAGACGACACGTAAACATAATTGTTTACGTGTCGTCTTCTTTTCATAAAAAAACAACCGATGATCAAGTGCTCATCAGTTGAACATTAATGAGTATTAAAATTAAACGCGTTCTACTTTACCAGATTTCAAAGCACGAGTAGAAACCCAAACTTTTTTTGGTTTGCCGTCTACTAAAATACGAACCTTTTGTAAGTTAGCTTTCCAAGTACGTTTTGTTGCGTTCATTGCGTGTGAGCGGTTGTTACCAGATCTAGCTTTACGCCCAGTTATATAACATTCTTTTGCCATGATATTCCCTCCTTTGCTTTGAATATAATCTGATTTTTCTAATCATACTAGAATAATTTATCACAGTTTAGACATTAATGCAATAAAAAAATTAGGTATAACTAAGTAAAAAAGTTTGTTAGTCAGAATTATCGCTATTTTTTTCTTTTATAAAAGGCGTTGGTATGATAAACTGAAGGATGATAATGGGTAAATACTGACTTTAAGGAGGTAATAACATGGCTGTAACAATTAAAACACAAGCTGGTACCATTGAAATTTCCAATGAGGTCATTGCTACTGTTGTGGGTGGTGCCGCTACGGATATTTATGGAATCATCGGAATGGCAAGTAAAAATCAAATTAAAGATAATTTAAATGAAATATTAGGTAAAGAAAATTACTCACGTGGTGTTGTAGTACGTCAAGAAGAAAATGGCGTAGCAGTAGATGTTTACATTGTGGTAAGTTATGGAACGAAGATTTCTGAAGTAAGCCGCAATGTTCAAGAAAAAGTAAAATATAATCTTGAAACAATGCTTGGTGTTGTTGCGAATTCTGTTAATATTTTTATTCAAGGTGTACGCGTTCAACCGGACTAAAAATAATAAATGGATAACTAAGATAGTTTTTAATCGAACAAGGAGGAACGATTTGTGGAAGTAAAAGCAATTAACGGAGGGCAATTCCAAGCAATGGTTCAAGCTGGAGCAACACGTTTAAATCAAAATGCTGAATTTGTTAATTCCTTAAACGTGTTCCCAGTACCAGATGGTGATACTGGAACAAACATGGATTTGTCAATGACAAGTGGAGCAAAAGCTGTTAGAGAATCAGCAAGTCAGCATGTTGGTGAGTTAACAGGTATTTTATCAAAAGGATTATTAATGGGAGCTCGTGGTAATTCTGGCGTTATTTTGTCACAATTATTTCGTGGATTTTCAAAAAGTGTCTTAGAGTGTGAGACTTTAACGGCTCAGAACTTAGCTGACGCATTTAAAAATGGTGTGGAAACAGCATACAAAGCGGTAATGAAACCAGTAGAAGGAACTATCCTTACTGTATCACGCGGTGCGGCAATCGCTGGTGATAAAAAAGCGAAAGAAACGGATGATTGTGTGGCAGTTATGCAAGCAGTATTAACTGGTGCTAAAAAAGCGCTTGAAAAGACACCTGATTTATTGCCTGTATTAAAAGAAGTTGGGGTAGTTGATAGTGGTGGTCAAGGGCTAGTTTTTGTTTATGAAGGATTCCTAGAAGCATTATCTGGTAAAATCGTTGAGAGCGACGCACATCAACCAAGCATTACACAAATGGATGAGATGGTTAATGTAGAACATCATAAGAGTGTTCATGGTCATTTGGCAACTGAAGATATTAAATTTGGATACTGTACGGAAATTATGGTACGTATTGGTGAAGGTCCAACTGTTGACAGTGAATTTGACTATGATGAATTTAGAAACTATCTAGACAAAATTGGCGATTCATTATTGGTTGTTGCGGATGATGAAATTATTAAAGTTCATGTCCATACTGAACATCCAGGTGAAGTGATGAATTACGGTCAAAAATTTGGTTCATTAATTAAAATTAAAGTCGACAACATGCGCTTACAGCATGAAACGTTATTAGAACAAGAAACCGAAGTTCCTGCTAAAGCACGTGTTCCTTATGGTATTATTGCCATTGCAGCAGGTGAAGGGGTTCAAGAGTTATTTAAGAGTATGGGTGCAAACTATATTATTAGTGGTGGTCAAACAATGAATCCAAGTACTGAGGATATTGTGAAAGCTATCGAAGCAGTACATGCAGAACAGGTCATTATTTTACCTAATAATAAAAATATTTTTATGGCAGCTGATCAAGCGGCGGAAGTGAGTGAAGTTCCAACAATTGTGGTGCCATCAAAAACTATTTCCCAAGGGATGACAGCTTTATTAGGCTTTAATGAGCAAGCGGATCTTGAAAGTAACCAACAAGCAATGGGTGATATGTTAGCCGAAGTGGTCAGTGGTCAAGTAACAACAGCCGTTCGTGATACAGCCATTGATGGAATTGACATTACGAAAAATGATTATATTGGTATGATTGAAGGCAAGATTGTCGTATCTAATTCTGATTGTATGACTGCATCAATCGATACATTGAAAGATATGTTAAATGATGATGCAGAGATTGTTACAATCATTGTTGGTCAAGATGGTAATTTAGATGATGCTCACCAATTAGAGGTAGCTTTGCTAAGTATTAATGCCGATTTAGAAATTGAAATTCATGATGGTGGACAACCTGTTTATCCATACATCTTTGCTGTTGAATAAGCAATACATTAAAAAGCCAAACATTTTGTTTGGCTTTTTTAACATCATTAAATAAATAGAAAGGAGTGGTTAAGTAGTGTCTGAATTATTGCAACCGGTGGGATCGATGAAAGGGATTGGGCCAAAACGAGCGACTATTTTAAATAGTTTAGGTATTCAAACTATTTATGACTTGTTAACCTACTATCCGTTTCGCTACGATGATATTCAAGAAAAAAAAATAGAAGATATTCAAGATCAAGAGAAAGTGGTACTAAAAGGAACTGTTTTAAGTGAAGGAGTCGTTAACTATTATGGCTTTAAAAAAAGTCGCTTAACCTTTCGTATGATGATTGATCATGCGGTGATTAATGTGACATTTTTTAATCAACCCTTTTTAAAAGCCAAAATTGTGACAGCTGAAGAAATTGCAATTTATGGCAAGTGGGATGCGAAACGTAAAGCGTTATCGGGTATGAAAATTTTGGCGACACAAGATCAAGAACTTGATTACTCCCCTATTTATCACGTGACGAAACAGATTAGACAGACAACCTTAGTTAATTTGATTAAGGATGCATGGCAATTATATGGACATTATATAGAAGAAAACTTACCTGATTGGTTACTAGATAAGTATCGTTTAATGCCTAAAATCGAAGCTGCGTATGCAATGCACTTTCCTAAAGATACTAAACAAAATCAATTAGCGCGTAGACGTCTAGCTTTTGAGGAGTTTTTTTTATTTCAAGTTAAAATGATTCAACTAAAACGTCAAGAAAATGAAAAAAATTACGGAACGCAAATTGATTATGATATTAAACGTTTAAAAGGATTTATTCAAACATTACCATTTGAATTGACCGTAGCTCAGAAACGAGTTGTCAATGAAATCTGTGCTGATTTAAAAAGTCCGAATCATATGCACCGATTATTGCAAGGAGATGTTGGTAGTGGAAAAACAATTGTGGCCGCAATTGCTTTGTATGCTGCAGCTACGGCAGGATATCAAGGAGCTTTAATGGTACCGACCGAAATTTTAGCGGAACAACACATGGAAAGTTTGTCAGACTTATTTTCTCAAACGGGTGTGACTGTAGAACTATTAACGAGTTCAACGAAAGCGGCAGAAAAGCGACGGATTTTAGCAGGGCTTGCCAGTGGAGAAGTGACGGTAGTTGTGGGGACGCACTCATTAATTCAAGCCGATGTCCTGTTTGCTAATTTAGGTTTTGTTATTACAGATGAGCAACATCGTTTTGGTGTGAACCAGCGTAAGATATTACGTGAAAAAGGCAATAATCCTGATGTCTTATTTATGACCGCGACACCAATCCCTCGAACTTTGGCTATCACTGCATATGGAGAAATGGACGTATCAATCATCGATGAATTGCCAGCTGGACGGATACCAATTGAGACAAAATGGATTCTCCCTAAGCAAGTTGATACGGTTTTAACTTGGATGGTTAGTCAGTTGAAAAATGGACAGCAAGCTTATGTGATTTGTCCGTTAATTGAAGAGTCTGAGATGTTAGATGTCAAAAATGCACAAGAAATTTATGAACATCTGCAATCTTTCTTTGCGCCAAATTTTAATGTAGGTTTACTGCATGGCAAGATGAAAAGCCAAGAGAAAGAAACGATTATGACAGCATTCAAAAATAATGATTTACAAATTTTAGTGTCAACAACTGTCATTGAAGTTGGTGTTAATGTCCCTAACGCTACGATGATGATGATTATGGATGCCGATCGCTTTGGACTTGCGCAGCTCCATCAGTTACGTGGACGTGTTGGACGTGGGCAACTAGCCTCTTACTGTATTTTAGTTGCCAATCCTAAAAGCGAGCAAGGCAAAGAGCGTATGAAAATCATGACAGAAACGACAGATGGCTTTGTTTTAAGTGAAAGAGATTTGGAAATGCGTGGGCCTGGTGATTTCTTTGGTTCTAAGCAGTCGGGTTTACCAGAGTTTAGAGTTGGTGATATGGTAGCCGATGCACAAATTTTAGAGGTTGCTCGAGTGGAAGCAATTCTATTATGGCAACAAAAAGAATGGTATAAAAGACCTGAAAATCAATGCTTATATCAAGTTTTAGAGACATCCTAAGCGCAATCAGATTATTTTGATTAGTCTTTAAAAGTGATGTAAACTAAGGACAGCGATAAATACTTAGATGAAAGAGGGAGAAATATGGTAAAGATTGCAGTCGATGCAATGGGTGGAGATAATGCCCCTCAAGCAATTGTTGAAGGTGTTGCATTAGCTCGGAAAGATTTTCCGGAAATTGAATTTATTCTTTATGGAAAAGAACCTGAGATTAAAAAATATCTATCAGACTTAACAAATATAACAATTGTTCATACTGATGAAAAAATTGAGAGTGACGATGAACCGGTTAAATCAATTCGTCGAAAAAAACAAGCGTCGATGGTCTTAGCAGCACAAGCTGTGAAAAATGGTGAAGCGGATGCGGTGTTATCTGCTGGAAATACTGGTGCTTTATTGGCTTCTGGATTATTTATCGTTGGACGGATTAAGAATATCGAGCGTCCCGGCCTAATGTCGACGCTACCTGTTTTTAAAGGTGATTCAGATGGATTTGATTTTATTGATATGGGTGCAAATGCAGACAATAAGCCAGAACATTTGTTAACCTACGCTGTACTAGGAACATTTTATGCAAAAAATGTTCGTCAAGTGACTAATCCACGTGTGGGGCTACTAAATAATGGAACAGAAGCAACAAAAGGGAGTGAGTTAACTAAGGCGGCCTATGATTTGTTGGCTGCATCGTCAGACATTAACTTTGTTGGTAATATTGAAGCCCGTGACTTATTTAATGGTGTAGCGGACGTTGTTGTAACAGATGGATTTACTGGTAATGCTGTCTTAAAAACAATGGAAGGCACAGCGATGTCCATGATGTCTGTTTTA containing:
- the rsmB gene encoding 16S rRNA (cytosine(967)-C(5))-methyltransferase RsmB, which codes for MSKSKKKKIPKHVYKNPRYVALELLIKVAANQGYSNVLINESIKYYQLSNQDARLMTEIVYGTISHRLTLEYYLAPFIERAKKVEPWVKELLLLSIYQMEYLDKVPMYGIINDAVEIAKGKGNDGVGKFVNGVLRTFQRQGIPELDAITDPIERLSVEISLPIWLTERFVADIGLDATRELGESLLEPSQVSGRVDTRELSREDAMAQLIEEGLAVKESQVSPYGVVAEKGFLAGSQLFKQGQLTVQDETSMLVAPSIQLEPDHQVLDTCAAPGGKTTHIATFLDAALGGKVLALDIHPRKLTLIEENAKRLNVMNVVETKAMDARQAREEFADDSFDRILVDAPCSGLGLLRRKPDIKYSKSADDFLNLQRIQLEILASIANKVKKYGIITYSTCTITKEENEDVVAMFLAAHPNFELIDVAGAAHLTKSYHDKLLKVYPHHYQTDGFFISCFKRIS
- a CDS encoding Stp1/IreP family PP2C-type Ser/Thr phosphatase, with the protein product MQIECQTNVGRKRKNNQDTVGTYVNQAGIVLAIVADGMGGHLAGDQASFLAVTGLGAVWEATTIADHDAIGKWLVDRIQEENDIIYAEGTNNPEKYGMGTTIVAAIPLNGQLLLAHVGDSRAYLVRNHEIKQLTEDHSLVNELVKTGEITKEMALNHPKKNILVRSVGVPGRVDVDLSLLTIQENDQILLCSDGLTNMLSDIFIKSIVTQEISLNQKVEQLITEANEAGGTDNITVLLMSFKSDGKEAYD
- the pknB gene encoding Stk1 family PASTA domain-containing Ser/Thr kinase, yielding MISIGQKIGERYEIIGNIGSGGMANVYLARDLILNREVAIKVLRFDFQNDQDAIRRFQREALAATEMVHQNIVGVYDVGEENGMQYIVMEYVEGTDLKQYIKHNSPISLPVVVNIMEQILAAISVAHQHQIIHRDLKPQNILIAKDGTVKITDFGIAIALSETSITQTNTLLGSVHYLSPEQARGGMATRQSDIYALGIILYELLTGVVPFEGESAVSIALKHFQNDIPSVIRFNPNIPQPLENVVLHATAKEIADRYQTVNEMYEDIRTSLDPSRADEPVFKPSVMTDDTIMLTPITEPVPTEVPPVPNKNSDDSNTSLNADDTTSDPKKQSKKRKVKPMFLVLAAIFILVSGGLYVFGRSGQEIAVPDVTGKTEAEAVAILEKEKLRVNPTVQKISDDSVKKGTVVRTNPVSGSKVKAKAEVTLYISSGDKEITMSDFSSMDVDDVKNQLLNEGFLEGNIQTKEEFSDSISTNRVIKQTPKSGKKVVPSETKVVLTVSKGPKTFKLENMYNYSSNRARSYIDSVGLELIEELTEYSDTVPAGQVIYTVPSSGTEMQKGDQITIVYSAGKKPTTAPSTTPSSTQSSSDTSGESKPTTETTNDHGGEKPDNSKDDDRDNDQNSGNQNDKNQ
- the rsgA gene encoding ribosome small subunit-dependent GTPase A, coding for MSKGQIIKALSGFYYVASEGVTYQTRGRGNFRNRQITPLVGDYVEFESTNLTDGYVLDILPRKNELVRPQVANIDQAVVVTSCVEPNFSFNLLDRFLVTLEEKYITPVIYVTKLDLANDAIKQAMVDMREAYTDMGYQVLFSQTTDLAELKSLFMNRLTVFMGQSGAGKSTLLNELVPDLNLAVGDISVALGRGKHTTRHVELIPISGGLVADTPGFSSIDFLEMDTTELPKCFPDFLAVADNCKFRECQHRKEPKCAVKAGVADEMILDSRYNNYLQFYDEIANRKPIYRKK
- the rpe gene encoding ribulose-phosphate 3-epimerase — its product is MKIAPSILSADFANLEKDIKEVEQHGVEYLHIDVMDGQFVPNITFGPSMVSAIRPITDLVLDVHLMIVNPERYIDDFVKAGADIVTVHAESTVHLHRALQMIKAAGAKAGVVINPGTSIDSIKHVLSLADLVLIMTVNPGFGGQAFISECLDKVRELATLRTKCDYHYEIEIDGGVDNVTAKDCVAAGADVLVAGSYIYGADNRGERIAQLRGATFGD
- a CDS encoding thiamine diphosphokinase produces the protein MIKYVIIIAGGDPANWPDLTPYRSNETAFIGVDRGTLYGLKYGLPIKRAVGDFDSLTTEEFGFVQQQVRRIDCCAAEKDDTDTQLGMLAAIEDYPDASYVLIGATGGRLDHFLSNLWLPLQNRFQPFLERIMIRDNLNSIRYFKPGEYIINKEQDKPYLAYVCLTSVDELTIYDAKYRLENTSFPLPFSLSSNEFVGETSRFSFKTGFMCVIQSKDKCRIIGK